The Pseudomonas sp. SCA2728.1_7 DNA segment GCCGATCCGGAATACGGCACCGGCGTCACCAAAGTGGCCAAAGGTGACCTGAGCCGGGTCAAGGCGTTGGCGGCCAAACTGGCCGACTGATACCGACGTAGCGCACGCGGGGCCTGAGTCAGGCCCCGTTCCGTGCAAGGAGACTACTCATGCGAATCTGTCTTTTACTGTTGGCCGGTTGCCTGTCGTTCGCGGCGTGGGCGGCACCGGTCGAGCAGAGTCCCGAGGCGATCAAGGCCCAACTGCAGGACTATTACTTCGACGCGGCCCGGCGCGGTGATGTACCGATGCTCGACACCTTTATCGAGTCCGGCTATTCCCTCGATACCCGCGACAGCAAAGGCTACACCGCGCTGATTCTGGCGGCTTATCACGGTCAAGCGCCGGCGGTGGAGCGGTTACTCGCGGCCGGCGCCGATGCCTGTGCCCAGGATCAACGCGGCAACACAGCGCTGATGGGGGCGATTTTCAAAGGGGAATTACAGATCGCCCGGCGCTTGATGGCCACCAATTGCAGCCCCGATCAGCGCAACGGCGCCGGGCAGACGGCGGCCATGTACGCCGGGTTGTTCAAGCGTCTGGAGTTGCTTGATGCATTGAAGGCCAAGGGCGCTGACCTGAATGCCGAAGATCCGTTGGGCAATAGCGCCGCGCGTCTGGCCAGCGGAGAAATCCGTAGTGCAGCGCCGCGCTGATCGGCAGCACGTGCGTTATCATCGCGGTTTTTGTCGGGGGTTCTGATGGCCAAGGCCAAGCGCATGTACGGCTGCACCGAGTGCGGCGCAACCTTTCCCAAGTGGGCCGGGCAGTGTGGGGAATGTGGTGCCTGGAACACCCTGACCGAAACCATGATCGAAAGCGGTGGTGCCACGGCACCGACCGGACGCACCGGTTGGGCAGGACAGCAGGCGCAGATCAAGACCCTGGCCGAAGTCAGCATCGAAGAGATTCCGCGTTTCTCCACCGCGTCCGGTGAACTGGATCGGGTTTTGGGCGGCGGTCTGGTCGATGGTTCGGTGGTGTTGATCGGCGGTGATCCTGGCATCGGCAAATCGACGATCCTGTTGCAGACCCTGTGCAACCTCGCCAAGAGCATGCCGGCCCTTTATGTCACTGGCGAAGAATCCCAGCAGCAAGTGGCCATGCGCGCCCGCCGTCTCGGCTTGCCCCAGGATCAACTGCGGGTGATGACCGAAACCTGCATCGAAACCATCATCGCCACGGCCCGTCAGGAAAAGCCCAAGGTGATGGTGATCGACTCGATCCAGACGATCTTCACCGAACAACTGCAGTCGGCACCCGGCGGTGTTTCCCAGGTACGTGAAAGCGCGGCGTTGCTGGTGCGGTATGCCAAGCAGAGCGGCACGGCGATTTTCCTCGTCGGCCACGTCACCAAGGAGGGCGCGCTGGCCGGTCCTCGCGTCTTGGAGCACATGGTCGACACCGTGCTGTATTTCGAAGGTGAGTCCGATGGCCGCTTGCGCCTGCTGCGCGCAGTGAAAAACCGTTTTGGTGCGGTCAACGAATTGGGCGTGTTCGGCATGACTGACAAGGGTTTGAAAGAAGTCTCCAACCCTTCGGCGATTTTTCTCACTCGCGCGCAGGAAGAAGTCCCGGGCAGTGTGGTCATGGCGACGTGGGAAGGCACCCGGCCGATGCTGGTGGAAGTGCAGGCGCTGGTCGATGACAGTCATCTGGCCAATCCGCGTCGGGTGACGCTGGGCCTGGATCAGAACCGTTTGGCGATGTTGCTTGCCGTTTTGCACCGCCATGGCGGCATCCCGACCCATGATCAGGATGTGTTCCTCAACGTAGTCGGTGGCGTGAAGGTGCTGGAGACGGCGTCTGACCTGGCGCTGATGGCGGCTGTCATGTCGAGCTTGCGCAATCGACCGTTGCCGCATGATCTGTTGGTATTTGGTGAAGTGGGGCTGTCCGGTGAGGTGCGTCCGGTGCCGAGCGGGCAGGAGCGATTGAAGGAAGCCGCCAAGCATGGCTTCAAACGGGCGATCGTGCCGAAGGGCAATGCGCCGAAGGAATCCCCTCCGGGCTTGCAGATTATTGCCGTGACCCGCCTCGAACAGGCCCTCGACGCCCTTTTCGAATAAACCACCGACCCCTGTAGGAGTGAGCCTGCTCGCGATAGCGGTGAACCAGTCAACGCAAATGTTGAATGACAAATCGCTATCGCGAGCAGGCTCACTCCTACATTTGATCTGTGGCGGATTCTAGATTTCGATCAGGGCGCCCAGTTCGCG contains these protein-coding regions:
- a CDS encoding ankyrin repeat domain-containing protein is translated as MRICLLLLAGCLSFAAWAAPVEQSPEAIKAQLQDYYFDAARRGDVPMLDTFIESGYSLDTRDSKGYTALILAAYHGQAPAVERLLAAGADACAQDQRGNTALMGAIFKGELQIARRLMATNCSPDQRNGAGQTAAMYAGLFKRLELLDALKAKGADLNAEDPLGNSAARLASGEIRSAAPR
- the radA gene encoding DNA repair protein RadA, which codes for MAKAKRMYGCTECGATFPKWAGQCGECGAWNTLTETMIESGGATAPTGRTGWAGQQAQIKTLAEVSIEEIPRFSTASGELDRVLGGGLVDGSVVLIGGDPGIGKSTILLQTLCNLAKSMPALYVTGEESQQQVAMRARRLGLPQDQLRVMTETCIETIIATARQEKPKVMVIDSIQTIFTEQLQSAPGGVSQVRESAALLVRYAKQSGTAIFLVGHVTKEGALAGPRVLEHMVDTVLYFEGESDGRLRLLRAVKNRFGAVNELGVFGMTDKGLKEVSNPSAIFLTRAQEEVPGSVVMATWEGTRPMLVEVQALVDDSHLANPRRVTLGLDQNRLAMLLAVLHRHGGIPTHDQDVFLNVVGGVKVLETASDLALMAAVMSSLRNRPLPHDLLVFGEVGLSGEVRPVPSGQERLKEAAKHGFKRAIVPKGNAPKESPPGLQIIAVTRLEQALDALFE